The Humulus lupulus chromosome 4, drHumLupu1.1, whole genome shotgun sequence genome has a window encoding:
- the LOC133829276 gene encoding uncharacterized protein LOC133829276, with protein sequence MTSVCISNCVNDARDPRVPVRLRATYVNLYKWPESDAEFVRSVSSSGCRPGSHVRYGHPRVVDSISCRQMYLRSYTFSRKETPEKTQKCFGRVKQKKLADDEDDSDRDHGDKKKKEQKQMQQANNNKNSSSSVSSNKKKKCLFLGKVRELSYAALFGIFQRCLSCAATVDVADQ encoded by the coding sequence ATGACCTCAGTTTGTATATCGAACTGTGTGAACGACGCACGTGACCCACGCGTGCCTGTTCGGCTCCGAGCGACCTACGTGAACCTCTACAAATGGCCGGAGTCAGACGCCGAGTTCGTCAGGTCTGTCAGCTCAAGTGGCTGCAGACCCGGGAGTCACGTGCGTTATGGCCACCCTAGAGTGGTGGACAGCATCTCATGCAGGCAAATGTACCTTCGGAGCTATACTTTTTCCAGGAAAGAGACCCCCGAGAAAACCCAGAAATGTTTTGGTCGAGTAAAGCAGAAGAAATTGGCTGATGATGAAGACGACTCTGATCGCGATCATGGGGACAAGAAAAAAAAGGAGCAGAAACAGATGCAGCAGGCAAATAATAACAAAAACTCATCATCGTCCGTGAGTAGTAATAAAAAGAAGAAGTGTTTGTTTCTCGGGAAAGTTAGGGAACTTTCTTATGCTGCTCTGTTTGGAATCTTCCAAAGGTGTTTGTCTTGTGCTGCTACTGTAGATGTGGCTGATCAATGA